In one Niallia taxi genomic region, the following are encoded:
- the iolA gene encoding methylmalonate-semialdehyde dehydrogenase translates to MSTVTAEKLKNYINGEWVESNTTVYEEVYNPATKEVIGRVPISTKEDIEQATNAAKAAFEKWKNVAVPRRARILFNYQQLLTKNKEELARLITIENGKNLTEALGEVQRGIENVEFAAGAPTLMMGDSLASIATDVEATNYRYPIGVVGGIAPFNFPMMVPCWMFPMAIALGNTFILKPSERTPLLTRRLVELFTEAGLPKGVFNVVYGAHDVVNGILEHTEIKAISFVGSKPVGEYVYKKGSENLKRVQALTGAKNHTIVLNDANLEETVTNVVSAAFGSAGERCMACAVVTVEEGIADEFMAALEAKTRSIKIGNGLEDGVFLGPVIREENRQKTLGYIERGIDEGANLVADGRKNAPKEGYFVGPTIFDNVTTDMTIWKEEIFAPVLSIMRVKNLKEAVEIANQSEFANGACLFTSNASSIRYFRENIDAGMLGINLGVPAPMAFFPFSGWKSSFYGTLHANGKDSVDFYTRKKVVTARYISPSFD, encoded by the coding sequence ATGTCTACAGTTACAGCTGAAAAACTGAAAAACTATATTAATGGTGAGTGGGTTGAAAGCAATACGACTGTTTATGAAGAGGTATACAATCCTGCTACAAAAGAAGTCATCGGTCGTGTTCCTATTTCCACAAAGGAAGATATTGAGCAAGCAACAAACGCTGCCAAAGCTGCGTTTGAAAAATGGAAGAATGTCGCTGTACCAAGAAGAGCAAGAATCTTATTCAATTATCAGCAATTACTAACGAAAAATAAAGAAGAGCTAGCAAGACTGATTACAATCGAGAACGGAAAAAACCTGACGGAAGCGCTTGGAGAAGTACAGAGAGGCATTGAAAATGTTGAGTTTGCTGCAGGTGCACCAACATTAATGATGGGTGATTCCCTTGCTTCGATCGCGACAGACGTAGAAGCAACAAACTACCGTTATCCAATCGGTGTAGTCGGCGGAATTGCGCCTTTCAACTTCCCAATGATGGTACCATGCTGGATGTTCCCAATGGCAATTGCTTTAGGCAACACTTTCATTCTTAAGCCATCTGAAAGAACACCGTTATTAACTAGAAGATTAGTAGAGTTATTCACAGAGGCCGGTCTTCCAAAAGGGGTATTCAATGTAGTTTATGGAGCACATGATGTTGTTAATGGCATCTTGGAGCATACGGAAATCAAAGCAATTTCCTTTGTTGGCTCAAAGCCTGTCGGTGAATATGTCTATAAAAAAGGTTCAGAAAATTTAAAGCGTGTTCAAGCTCTAACAGGTGCGAAAAACCACACAATCGTCTTAAATGATGCTAACTTGGAAGAAACGGTTACAAATGTCGTGTCAGCTGCATTCGGTTCTGCTGGTGAACGCTGCATGGCATGTGCTGTTGTTACAGTTGAAGAGGGCATAGCAGATGAGTTCATGGCTGCATTAGAGGCAAAAACCAGAAGTATAAAAATAGGGAATGGCCTTGAGGATGGAGTGTTTTTAGGACCTGTCATCAGAGAAGAAAATAGACAAAAAACATTAGGCTATATTGAAAGAGGCATCGACGAGGGAGCAAATCTTGTTGCAGATGGTCGTAAAAACGCCCCTAAAGAAGGATATTTCGTTGGTCCAACAATTTTCGATAATGTCACAACAGATATGACAATCTGGAAAGAGGAAATATTCGCTCCTGTATTGTCGATCATGCGTGTGAAAAACTTAAAAGAAGCAGTCGAAATTGCAAACCAGTCTGAATTTGCAAATGGTGCATGTCTATTCACATCAAATGCATCCTCTATCCGTTATTTCAGAGAAAACATCGATGCAGGTATGCTAGGAATTAACCTTGGAGTACCAGCACCAATGGCATTCTTCCCATTCTCTGGCTGGAAGTCTTCCTTCTATGGAACACTTCATGCTAACGGCAAGGACAGTGTCGACTTCTATACTCGTAAAAAAGTGGTCACAGCACGTTATATATCGCCATCTTTTGATTGA
- the iolC gene encoding 5-dehydro-2-deoxygluconokinase — protein MKYEFNSDKEFDLIAIGRACIDLNAVEYNRPMEETMTFSKYVGGSPANIAIGSSKLGLKAGFIGKIADDQHGRFIKSYMQGVGIDVSNIVTDKDGHKTGLAFTEIKSPDECSILMYRDDVADLYLEPSEVNEEYIKKAKLLLVSGTALAASPSREAVIKAVQLAKKNGIKVAFELDYRPYTWKSPEETAVYYSLIASQAEIIIGTRDEYDAMENRRDGRNQETVQNLFGQSAELIVIKHGVDGSYAYVKSGDVFRAQAYKTNVLKTFGAGDSYASAFLYALISGKKIGEALKYGSASASIVVSKHSSSEAMPQVEEIEELIAKNEKIEAPR, from the coding sequence ATGAAATATGAATTCAATTCAGATAAAGAGTTTGATTTAATTGCAATTGGCAGAGCCTGCATCGATTTAAATGCAGTTGAATATAACCGTCCAATGGAAGAGACGATGACATTTTCCAAATATGTCGGCGGATCACCAGCAAATATAGCAATTGGCAGCAGTAAGTTAGGATTAAAAGCCGGCTTCATCGGTAAAATTGCTGATGATCAGCATGGCCGATTCATCAAGAGCTATATGCAAGGTGTCGGCATTGATGTTTCTAATATTGTGACAGATAAAGATGGTCATAAGACAGGCCTTGCTTTTACAGAAATAAAAAGCCCTGATGAATGCAGCATCCTAATGTACAGAGATGATGTAGCAGATTTATATCTTGAGCCTTCTGAAGTTAACGAAGAATATATTAAAAAAGCAAAGCTGCTGCTTGTATCAGGAACAGCTCTTGCTGCAAGTCCGTCAAGGGAAGCGGTAATTAAAGCGGTTCAGCTTGCCAAGAAAAATGGCATTAAGGTTGCATTTGAACTCGATTACCGTCCTTATACGTGGAAATCTCCTGAAGAGACCGCTGTTTATTATTCTCTTATTGCATCACAGGCAGAGATTATTATTGGGACACGTGACGAGTATGATGCGATGGAAAATAGGAGAGATGGGCGCAATCAAGAAACAGTGCAGAACCTCTTTGGCCAAAGTGCAGAATTAATTGTCATTAAGCATGGTGTTGACGGTTCATACGCATATGTGAAGTCAGGTGATGTATTCAGAGCGCAAGCCTATAAAACGAATGTATTAAAAACCTTTGGAGCAGGAGATTCCTATGCATCAGCTTTCCTATATGCATTAATTTCTGGCAAGAAGATCGGCGAAGCATTAAAATACGGCAGCGCGTCCGCTTCCATTGTTGTCAGCAAGCACAGCTCTTCTGAAGCAATGCCACAAGTAGAAGAAATTGAGGAACTAATTGCTAAGAATGAAAAGATAGAAGCACCAAGATAG
- a CDS encoding sn-glycerol-1-phosphate dehydrogenase: METFIAEIHDLSKTCSCQNEHNEIPIESIVAKSGALNEVAHYLTKKSFKYPKIVADDKTMKAAGEELAELLEAEGIKVSSCNITPDENGDVVADEKALVQVLLETGKSSDVMIAVGSGTIHDITRFCSATLNIPFISIPTAPSVDGFTSLGAPLIVRGVKKTFQMTSPIAVFADIDVLKNAPKEMIAAGVGDVIAKYTSLADWKFERYAANAPFCELSAELTQLTLDECVNNIDKIASADEEGITILIESLIKSGIAMLVFGQSHPASGGEHHLSHYWEMDLLKNNRPQVLHGAKVGVTTILLSSIYKTKFLAELENILDNPAIQENHEQLLVNIRENKDKIKQIIQAIPDPADTRKLMESLGGPVTPEELGISDSLVQESLKHAHNLRDRYTVLKFLNEVLQTEYDTVAKV; encoded by the coding sequence ATGGAAACGTTTATTGCCGAAATTCATGATTTAAGTAAAACATGCAGCTGCCAAAATGAACATAATGAAATACCGATTGAAAGTATTGTAGCTAAGAGTGGAGCGTTGAACGAGGTAGCTCACTACCTTACCAAGAAGTCATTTAAATATCCTAAAATCGTAGCTGATGATAAGACAATGAAAGCTGCTGGAGAGGAATTAGCAGAATTGCTGGAGGCAGAAGGTATAAAAGTATCTTCCTGCAATATTACTCCAGATGAAAACGGAGATGTTGTAGCAGATGAAAAGGCCCTTGTCCAAGTACTGCTGGAGACGGGGAAATCCAGTGATGTTATGATTGCAGTCGGGTCTGGAACCATCCATGATATTACACGCTTTTGCAGCGCTACTTTAAATATCCCATTCATTTCCATACCAACTGCACCTTCTGTTGATGGATTTACATCATTAGGAGCACCGCTTATTGTCAGAGGGGTAAAGAAAACATTTCAAATGACGTCCCCAATCGCTGTTTTTGCTGATATTGATGTGTTGAAAAACGCACCAAAAGAAATGATTGCAGCAGGTGTCGGTGATGTCATTGCAAAATACACTTCACTTGCTGATTGGAAATTTGAGCGCTATGCAGCAAACGCTCCTTTTTGTGAGCTATCTGCAGAATTAACACAGCTTACATTGGATGAATGTGTAAATAATATTGATAAAATCGCTTCAGCAGACGAGGAAGGCATTACTATATTAATCGAAAGCTTGATTAAGTCGGGAATTGCCATGCTCGTGTTTGGACAATCACATCCTGCTTCAGGCGGAGAGCATCATCTATCCCATTACTGGGAAATGGACCTTTTGAAAAACAATCGTCCCCAAGTTCTTCACGGAGCAAAAGTCGGGGTAACTACTATATTATTAAGCTCCATATATAAGACAAAGTTCCTTGCCGAGCTGGAAAATATACTAGACAATCCCGCAATTCAAGAAAATCATGAGCAACTCTTGGTAAATATAAGAGAAAATAAGGATAAAATAAAACAAATCATTCAAGCAATACCTGATCCCGCAGATACAAGAAAGCTAATGGAAAGCTTAGGAGGACCAGTAACCCCAGAAGAGCTGGGCATTTCTGACTCATTAGTACAAGAAAGCCTTAAGCACGCCCACAACCTGCGCGACCGTTACACAGTTTTGAAGTTCCTTAACGAAGTTTTACAAACAGAGTATGACACTGTCGCAAAAGTATAG
- the iolB gene encoding 5-deoxy-glucuronate isomerase, whose amino-acid sequence MSELLRKFQHTEAIDGVKVIHDVTKENSPLNYVGFKLIELSQKAQYKEVLGSEECCIVAVTGKITVSDGTAVFENIGTRDSVFERIPTDSVYVSNGAEFTISANSTNAKVALCYSPSEEAKPTKLIKAEENSVEQRGKFNNQRLVHNILPDSHPAANSLLVVEVITETANWSSYPPHKHDQDNLPEESFLEETYYHEINPKQGFLFQRVYTDDRSLDETMAVENGDVVIVPKGYHPVGVPDGYTSYYLNVMAGPTRIWKFHNDKDHEWILNR is encoded by the coding sequence ATGAGTGAGCTGCTGCGCAAATTTCAGCATACAGAAGCAATAGATGGTGTGAAAGTTATCCATGATGTTACGAAAGAAAACTCCCCGTTAAACTATGTTGGTTTTAAATTAATTGAATTATCCCAAAAAGCTCAATACAAAGAGGTGCTTGGTTCTGAAGAATGCTGCATTGTTGCTGTGACAGGAAAAATTACTGTCAGCGACGGCACCGCTGTATTTGAAAATATCGGTACACGAGACAGTGTGTTTGAACGGATTCCAACAGACAGTGTCTATGTTTCCAATGGAGCTGAGTTCACAATCTCAGCAAACAGCACGAATGCCAAGGTTGCCCTTTGCTATTCGCCATCTGAAGAAGCAAAGCCTACAAAATTAATTAAAGCAGAAGAAAATAGTGTAGAGCAAAGAGGGAAATTCAATAACCAACGCCTTGTCCATAATATCCTTCCGGATTCGCATCCTGCTGCCAACAGCCTGCTCGTTGTTGAAGTCATCACAGAAACTGCGAATTGGTCAAGCTACCCTCCACATAAACATGACCAGGACAATTTGCCAGAGGAATCCTTTTTGGAAGAAACGTACTATCATGAAATCAATCCAAAACAAGGCTTCTTGTTTCAACGTGTATATACTGATGATCGCTCATTAGATGAAACGATGGCAGTAGAAAATGGGGATGTGGTAATTGTTCCTAAAGGATATCACCCTGTTGGAGTGCCTGACGGCTATACATCCTACTATTTAAATGTCATGGCAGGACCAACAAGAATATGGAAATTCCACAATGATAAAGATCATGAATGGATTTTAAACCGCTGA
- the iolD gene encoding 3D-(3,5/4)-trihydroxycyclohexane-1,2-dione acylhydrolase (decyclizing) → METITLTTAQALVKFLNQQYIHVDGKEFPFVEGIFNVFGHGNVLGIGQALEQDPGHLKVIQGKNEQGMAHAAIAYSKQMLRQKIFAVSTSSGPGSANVITAAATAHANNIPVLFIPADTFASRQPDPVLQQMEQEYSIAVTTNDAFLPVSRYWDRITRPEQLMSSLLRAFEVMTDPGKAGPATICIAQDVEGEAFDYDVKFFEKRVHYIDRKAPHERELEGAVKAIKSSKKPLILVGGGAKYSEARESLIAFSEKFNVPLVETQAGKSTVESDFKNNLGGMGITGTLAANKAAKEADLIIGIGTRYTDFATSSKTAFDFASAKFLNINVSRMQTYKFDAFQVVADAKTTLDRLIPLLDGYESEFGSRITELKEEWLTERERLGRVEFSREGFNPEIKNHFTQEILNEYADALNTELAQTTALLTINDTVEKDSTVICSAGSLPGDLQRLWHSSTPNTYHLEYGYSCMGYEISGALGVKLADPSKEVYSFVGDGSFLMLHSELITSLQYKQKINVLLFDNSGWGCINNLQMDHGSGSFDCEFRTADNQIMNIDYAKVAEGYGAKVYRANTVEDLKAALEDAKKQDISTLIEMKVLPKTMTDGYNSWWNVGVAEASNSESVQKANDSRKAKLQEAKQY, encoded by the coding sequence ATGGAAACGATTACTTTGACAACAGCACAAGCGCTGGTCAAGTTTTTGAATCAGCAGTATATCCATGTTGATGGAAAGGAATTTCCTTTCGTAGAAGGTATCTTTAATGTATTTGGACACGGAAATGTATTAGGAATTGGCCAAGCTCTTGAACAAGACCCAGGGCATTTAAAAGTTATCCAAGGGAAAAACGAACAAGGCATGGCACATGCAGCAATTGCCTACAGTAAACAAATGCTCAGACAGAAGATATTTGCTGTTTCCACATCTTCTGGACCAGGATCTGCCAATGTTATTACAGCAGCAGCTACAGCACATGCAAATAACATTCCTGTATTGTTTATTCCTGCAGACACTTTTGCATCAAGACAGCCAGATCCTGTTTTGCAGCAAATGGAGCAAGAATACAGCATTGCTGTCACAACAAATGACGCATTTTTGCCTGTTTCCCGCTACTGGGACCGTATCACTCGTCCAGAACAGCTAATGTCTAGTTTACTTCGCGCTTTTGAAGTAATGACAGATCCTGGGAAGGCTGGCCCGGCAACGATTTGTATTGCTCAAGACGTAGAAGGAGAAGCATTCGATTACGATGTTAAGTTTTTTGAGAAAAGAGTTCATTATATAGATCGGAAGGCTCCTCATGAGCGTGAGCTGGAAGGTGCTGTTAAGGCGATAAAATCCTCCAAAAAGCCGCTTATTTTAGTCGGGGGAGGCGCTAAATATTCAGAGGCGAGGGAAAGCTTGATTGCATTTTCGGAAAAATTCAATGTCCCTCTTGTTGAAACACAGGCAGGTAAGTCAACTGTGGAAAGTGATTTCAAAAATAATTTGGGTGGAATGGGCATTACTGGGACACTTGCAGCAAATAAAGCAGCAAAAGAAGCGGATCTAATTATCGGTATCGGTACAAGATATACAGATTTTGCGACATCCTCGAAAACTGCTTTTGATTTTGCTTCAGCTAAATTTTTAAATATTAATGTAAGCAGAATGCAAACATATAAGTTCGATGCATTTCAAGTTGTAGCTGACGCGAAAACAACGCTTGACCGCTTAATCCCATTGCTTGATGGCTATGAAAGTGAATTTGGAAGCAGAATCACCGAGTTAAAAGAAGAGTGGCTGACAGAAAGAGAGCGCTTAGGACGTGTCGAATTCAGCCGCGAGGGCTTCAACCCGGAAATCAAAAATCACTTTACACAAGAAATACTGAATGAATATGCGGATGCATTAAACACAGAGTTAGCACAAACAACGGCATTGCTAACGATTAATGACACGGTGGAAAAAGACAGCACGGTTATTTGTTCAGCAGGTTCTCTGCCAGGCGACTTGCAGCGCTTATGGCACTCAAGTACACCGAATACGTATCATCTTGAATACGGATATTCATGCATGGGTTATGAAATTTCAGGAGCACTTGGTGTTAAATTAGCAGATCCTTCAAAAGAAGTTTATTCCTTTGTCGGAGATGGCAGCTTCCTTATGCTGCATTCTGAGCTTATTACATCCTTGCAATATAAGCAAAAAATCAATGTTCTTCTGTTTGATAATTCAGGCTGGGGCTGTATAAACAACCTGCAAATGGATCATGGCAGTGGCAGCTTCGATTGTGAGTTCCGCACTGCAGATAACCAGATTATGAATATTGACTATGCTAAAGTAGCAGAAGGTTACGGAGCAAAAGTTTATCGAGCAAACACAGTTGAGGATTTGAAAGCAGCGTTAGAAGATGCGAAGAAACAGGATATTTCTACATTGATTGAAATGAAAGTGTTGCCAAAGACAATGACAGATGGCTATAACAGCTGGTGGAATGTTGGTGTAGCGGAAGCTTCTAATAGCGAAAGTGTTCAAAAAGCTAACGACTCAAGGAAAGCGAAACTTCAAGAAGCAAAACAATATTAA